One Pichia kudriavzevii chromosome 3, complete sequence genomic window carries:
- a CDS encoding uncharacterized protein (PKUD0C07820; similar to Saccharomyces cerevisiae YCR005C (CIT2) and YNR001C (CIT1); ancestral locus Anc_1.422) has protein sequence MLKRTLPRNCTPLTVLRSSLLVPLRKLPKYTQIRRVYDLIHRPTVFSSPPCRRLYPTGHHIRQFSFRPSKIVLRCMNKVESLWLRVKWILIRSKRPLNMEDISAFISWLLTGNVLLFLIGTTTFFSLVVITTNSLADRDVIAEWLGKIITNNSPLNVTFENAIVPNWNSGIIQLKNANISRRPKVIKVIEKIEKSLDGKIIGRSIEEIYDDGNYTQFDITVDEINVSLSFWRWISGKGFVDTISIKGIRGVVDRTHVVWKEDDDPRNYKNVYKPGDWEFDKYLCEDVLVTIYHPNGFRPCQLSIYNADLDIFRKNWLILDTLTCNHMSGCYDGSLFTINKISTFDSFKEENNLEELVNKRLGREQFAKFPIDSKNIKKIVRMRMDNLKIEHLNGGMSGPVGWINKGTVDILADFMVLEENITLDMLIDQGLSNFSNQFFFNKKKREKQLEKESNKNERKDNNLFICDFYLRLKNPKAQVPLFTNDLSYISSAAIRPIVGYINNNKTFIPIRGRVYKDLADFDGAWTFYDSTLMDDLSEAVYRGFAEYVADEDMRNERLRKVGFWSLQFVLQFILWSVTTING, from the coding sequence ATGCTCAAACGTACACTACCTAGGAATTGCACACCGCTTACAGTACTGCGAAGTTCCCTGTTGGTACCCTTGAGGAAACTGCCCAAGTACACACAAATTCGAAGGGTGTACGATCTTATACATCGGCCCACTGTATTCTCTAGTCCACCTTGTCGTCGTCTCTATCCAACAGGACACCATATTCGGCAGTTCTCCTTCCGCCCTAGTAAGATCGTACTCAGATGCATGAACAAAGTAGAGTCGCTGTGGCTCCGTGTCAAATGGATCTTAATTCGGTCCAAAAGACCCTTGAATATGGAAGATATCAGTGCATTTATATCTTGGTTGTTGACTGGTAATGTGTTGTTGTTCCTAATTGGAACAACGACGTTTTTCAGTCTCGTTGTGATAACCACAAACAGCTTGGCAGATAGAGATGTCATTGCCGAATGGTTAGGGAAGATCATAACAAACAATTCACCGTTGAATGTTACATTTGAGAATGCCATTGTGCCCAATTGGAATAGTGGTATaattcaattgaagaacGCAAACATTAGTCGAAGACCCAAAGTTATCAaagtcattgaaaaaattgaaaaaagtCTGGATGGGAAAATTATTGGTAGATCAATTGAGGAGATTTACGATGATGGTAATTATACGCAGTTTGACATaactgttgatgaaatcaatgtGAGTTTGAGTTTCTGGAGATGGATTAGTGGCAAGGGGTTTGTTGACACCATTTCAATTAAGGGGATACGTGGAGTTGTTGATAGAACCCATGTTGTTTGGAAAGAAGACGACGATCCAAGAAACTATAAAAATGTTTATAAACCAGGGGACTGggaatttgataaatatcTATGTGAGGATGTGCTGGTGACCATCTATCATCCAAATGGGTTTAGACCATGTCAGTTGTCCATATATAACGCAGATCTGGATATCTTTAGGAAAAACTGGCTAATTTTGGATACCCTAACTTGTAACCACATGAGTGGTTGTTACGATGGTTCGTTATTTacaatcaataaaatatcaacGTTTGATAGTTTTAAGGAGGAGAACAACTTGGAGGAGCTAGTCAACAAACGGCTAGGAAGGGAACAATTTGCTAAATTCCCCATTGAttccaaaaatatcaagaaaataGTCAGAATGAGAATGGACaatttaaaaatagaaCATTTGAATGGTGGTATGTCAGGACCTGTTGGATGGATCAATAAAGGTACGGTGGATATATTGGCGGACTTTATGGTTTTAGAGGAGAATATTACGCTAGATATGTTGATCGACCAAGGATTGAGCAATTTCAGTAACcagttcttcttcaacaaaaagaaaagggaGAAACAGCTGGAGAAGGAAAGCAACAAAAATGAGAGAAAGGACAACAACCTATTCATTTGTGATTTCTACTTGAGACTCAAAAATCCAAAGGCACAGGTGCCCCTATTTACAAATGATCTATCGTACATTAGTAGTGCGGCAATACGACCCATTGTTGGttatatcaacaacaacaagacATTTATCCCCATCAGAGGCAGGGTTTACAAGGATCTTGCCGATTTTGATGGGGCATGGACCTTCTATGATTCCACATTGATGGATGACCTATCAGAGGCAGTTTACAGAGGATTTGCCGAATATGTTGCTGATGAAGACATGAGAAACGAGAGACTCCGTAAGGTTGGCTTCTGGTCGCTACAGTTTGTACTCCAATTCATACTCTGGAGTGTGACCACAATCAACGGTTAG
- a CDS encoding uncharacterized protein (PKUD0C07830), with the protein MANSNEPNFAQSQPSPSSNNIESETPRNFMVQQQSPPITQPVPQQSQIQQLNRQSSSISSYPSNYSNFQYDQYSTTYSLPVYTYPPEQYQNQLYTPYQAMNLAQPSVYSQYTTPQQSLQRQQSQQSLPLPPRARTTEENVVGKTSDNKDKTYSFSHAYLVQPQAKSMGPSYPPQIPAYGQFSDPKPTNSEARKPTMSHVASSNHINKSVSLIDKGNNRHIKLDYSKIDRLTYELSQNMLLPPFKSIKPNKESLREQKPKRSKRKSKFSKEQDEIILRLKKENKNWVEIAEAAKVDSYLAARNRYQVLIGQQGGSASDCGPDDVLTLKTLLDDGEIEKMKYLTKEFRKCTGKSCDYRQVRELIRYLFWKEAGQFDVGVNYLEELQQKRSARHEEFGETDAEYDSDEDDHDDGDDGDDDDDDDDDDRDDGCDIGGPNVTNEEAICNSHVGSVGDSNGSANDDTLGEIGKDSSLSNNEVRESPRI; encoded by the coding sequence ATGGCTAATTCCAATGAACCCAATTTTGCTCAAAGTCAACCATCTCCTTCCAGTAATAACATTGAGAGTGAAACACCTAGAAACTTCATGGTACAACAGCAGAGCCCGCCAATCACCCAACCGGTACCGCAACAATCacaaatccaacaattgaACAGGCAATCTTCTAGTATATCATCTTATCCGTCAAACTATTCTAACTTCCAATATGATCAATATTCAACTACATATTCGCTCCCCGTATACACATACCCTCCTGAACAGTATCAAAACCAGTTGTACACTCCATATCAAGCTATGAATTTGGCCCAACCTTCGGTTTACTCGCAATATACAACACCGCAACAATCTCTACAACGCCAACAGTCACAGCAATCGTTGCCATTGCCTCCTAGAGCACGAACAACAGAGGAGAACGTTGTTGGTAAGACAAGTGATAACAAAGACAAGACATATTCCTTCTCTCATGCCTATCTTGTACAACCACAGGCCAAGTCTATGGGGCCGTCTTACCCGCCTCAAATACCCGCATATGGCCAGTTTTCAGATCCGAAACCAACAAACAGCGAAGCTAGAAAACCTACAATGTCACATGTTGCGTCATCTAACCATATCAACAAATCAGTTTCGCTAATCGATAAAGGCAATAATAGGCATATCAAACTAGATTATAGTAAAATTGATAGATTGACGTATGAGCTATCACAGAATATGCTATTGCCACCATTTAAAAGTATTAAACCAAATAAAGAGTCATTGAGGGAGCAAAAACCGAAAAgatccaaaagaaaatccaaGTTTAGTAAAGAACAGGATGAAATTATATTAcgtttgaagaaagagaataaAAATTGGGTTGAAATAGCAGAAGCCGCCAAAGTTGACAGTTACTTAGCCGCTAGGAATAGATATCAAGTTCTAATTGGCCAGCAGGGTGGTAGTGCTAGTGACTGTGGGCCTGATGATGTTCTAACGTTGAAAACATTACttgatgatggtgaaattgagaaaatgaagtACTTGACTAAGGAGTTCAGAAAATGTACTGGTAAGTCTTGTGACTACAGGCAAGTTAGAGAATTAATCAGGTATTTGTTCTGGAAGGAAGCTGGGCAGTTTGACGTTGGTGTCAACTACTTAGAAGAGCTACAACAGAAGCGATCTGCGAGACATGAAGAGTTTGGAGAAACCGACGCAGAGTATGACAGTGATGAGGACGACCAcgatgatggtgatgatggtgatgatgatgatgatgatgatgatgatgacagAGATGATGGTTGTGATATTGGAGGACCAAATGTCACAAATGAGGAAGCAATTTGTAATTCGCACGTTGGTTCGGTTGGCGATTCAAATGGCTCTGCAAATGACGATACTCTAGGTGAAATTGGCAAAGATTCAAGTCTCAGTAACAACGAAGTCAGAGAGTCTCCTCGAATATAG
- a CDS encoding uncharacterized protein (PKUD0C07840; similar to Saccharomyces cerevisiae YJL137C (GLG2) and YKR058W (GLG1); ancestral locus Anc_1.212), whose product MVFAYVTLLLNSGYLPGTLTLAKSLQDTKSEIPLVLLFSKNNINTSVFELIVNCGFFHRLINVDEYLIKSNNEFQLVDLLKRKDLMYTLTKLNIWRLVDYDKVVYLDSDILVQQNIDNLFDYVPEMSEYQILAASDSGWPDIFNSGLFVIKPSVDVFNQLMQFYKSHDSFDGADQGLLNEFFNLQSDKTAGLWCRLPFTYNCTLNSNYEYLPAMIRFKDDIKVFHFIGMNKPWKNHNLCFDPVYARIFNNETTNLYQLWWDKFNSINLDNVDNVEILEIAGQLQTRLDIDTLTISTPTSDEPTQTADEPVNHHFEEKAVNHRHNEINNPFLSPQTEQIENLHFPTFYYKKPSTEPIKDESGKGEAWKMCESKVEWSDEKGNDPEDGRTTVLESPATLVQEEPLSQVDRYIQSHPIFPWEEKHFPVTRTFSSATKFEPPKYNISIAEDNSDPSEEEEYDECIDGRLLGFDNGDRFEEYINKVNLKTIEKVQESEKELEIENEMENEIEEVVDVNEEGLELSKEDARVIEDLENEENNIIGQT is encoded by the coding sequence ATGGTGTTTGCATACGTAACGTTACTCTTGAATTCAGGGTATCTTCCAGGAACACTCACATTGGCTAAGTCTTTGCAAGATACAAAGAGTGAGATCCCATTGGTACTACTTTTTTCGAAAAATAACATCAACACGAGTGTCTTTGAGCTCATTGTTAATTGCGGCTTCTTTCACAGGTTAAtaaatgttgatgaatattTAATCAAGTCAAACAATGAATTCCAACTAGTGGATTtgttaaaaagaaaggacTTGATGTACACTCTAACTAAATTGAATATATGGAGATTGGTTGATTATGATAAGGTTGTGTACTTGGATTCGGATATTCTAGTACAACAAAACATAGAcaatttatttgattatGTTCCTGAGATGTCAGAATACCAGATACTAGCTGCGTCGGATTCGGGTTGGCCAGATATTTTTAATTCGGGATTGTTTGTTATTAAACCTagtgttgatgttttcaatcaGTTGATGCAATTCTATAAATCTCATGACTCTTTTGACGGTGCTGATCAAGGCCTGTTGaatgaattttttaatttacAAAGTGATAAAACTGCTGGACTGTGGTGCAGATTGCCCTTCACTTATAATTGCACTCTCAATTCAAACTACGAATATCTACCGGCAATGATCAGATTCAAGGACGACATAAAGGTCTTTCATTTTATAGGTATGAACAAACCATGGAAAAATCACAACCTCTGTTTTGATCCTGTATACGCTAGAATATTCAATAATGAAACAACCAATTTGTATCAATTATGGTGGGACAAGTTTAACAGTATTAATTTAGATAATGTAGATAATGTTGAGATTTTAGAAATTGCTGGCCAATTGCAGACTCGGTTAGACATTGATAcattgacaatttcaacacCTACTTCTGACGAACCAACGCAAACTGCTGATGAACCTGTCAATCACCACTTTGAGGAAAAGGCTGTTAATCATCGTCATAATGAGATTAATAATCCATTTTTGTCGCCTCAAACTGAACAAATCGAAAACTTACACTTCCCAACTTTCTACTACAAAAAGCCATCTACTGAGCCTATCAAAGATGAGAGTGGTAAAGGTGAAGCTTGGAAGATGTGTGAAAGTAAGGTTGAATGGTCTGACGAGAAGGGAAACGATCCTGAAGACGGGAGGACGACGGTTTTGGAGAGCCCAGCCACTTTGGTTCAAGAGGAGCCACTATCGCAAGTTGATAGGTATATTCAATCTCACCCTATTTTCCCTTGGGAGGAAAAGCATTTTCCAGTGACTAGAACATTTAGCAGTGCTACAAAATTTGAACCGCCAAAATATAATATTTCTATTGCTGAGGATAACAGTGATCCAtccgaagaagaagaatatgaCGAGTGTATTGATGGTAGACTGCTTGGTTTTGATAATGGAGATAGGTTTGAAGAGTATATCAATAAAGTCAACTTAAAGACAATAGAGAAAGTGCAGGAGTCTGAGAAAGAGcttgagattgaaaacgagatggaaaatgaaattgaagaagttgtaGATGTGAATGAGGAGGGCTTGGAGCTAAGTAAGGAAGATGCCAGAGTTATTGAAGATCTAGAAAACGAAGAAAACAACATTATCGGCCAAACGTAA
- a CDS encoding uncharacterized protein (PKUD0C07850; similar to Saccharomyces cerevisiae YCR002C (CDC10); ancestral locus Anc_1.419), producing MADSVIRAQSTDVSGTNGSVSHPSNYVGFDTITTQIENRLVKRGFTFNVMLVGYSGMGKSTLVNTLFSSHLVDSNGRDTINEPIDRTTEIKITNHTLLENNVRLNLNVIDTPGFGDQLNNDKSWEPILKYIKDQQNQYLRRELNASREKFIKDTRVHCVLYFIQPNGYGLKALDIQVLKRLTEVANVVPIIAKADTLTLDERSKLKAILQEQFTHYNLKMYPYETSFDDELSEEEIQFNRDIRSLLPFAVIGSESIITTPNGESIRGRRTKWGIINVEDVTQCEFIYLRDFLTRTHLFDLIETTNLMHYESFRTRELTFLRENVSARNSRMPQVQS from the coding sequence ATGGCAGATTCGGTTATAAGAGCACAGAGCACAGACGTGTCGGGAACTAATGGTTCTGTATCACATCCTTCCAATTACGTTGGTTTTGATACCATCACCAcccaaattgaaaatagaTTGGTTAAGAGAGGCTTTACTTTCAATGTTATGTTAGTTGGTTATTCTGGCATGGGTAAGTCCACGTTGGTTAATACACTATTCAGCTCACATCTTGTTGACTCTAATGGTAGAGACACAATAAACGAACCAATTGACAGAACCactgaaatcaaaatcactAACCATACCTTACTTGAGAATAATGTTAGGTTGAATTTGAACGTCATCGATACCCCTGGTTTTGGCGATCAGCTCAACAATGACAAGTCATGGGAGCCTATTCTTAAATACATCAAGGACcagcaaaatcaatatcttcGGAGAGAGTTGAATGCCTCTAGAGAAAAATTCATTAAAGATACAAGAGTTCACTGTGTTTTGTACTTTATCCAACCAAATGGCTATGGTTTAAAGGCATTAGATATTCAAGTTTTAAAGAGACTAACTGAAGTCGCCAACGTTGTACCAATTATCGCCAAGGCAGACACTCTGACTTTAGATGAAagatcaaaattgaaagcCATTTTACAAGAACAGTTTACTCACTataatttgaagatgtATCCCTATGAAACTAGTTTTGATGACGAGCTCTCTGAAGAGGAGATCCAATTTAATAGGGATATCAGATCTTTGCTGCCCTTTGCAGTTATTGGATCCGAGAGTATCATCACTACACCCAACGGCGAATCAAttagaggaagaagaactaAATGGGGTATCATTAACGTGGAAGACGTCACCCAATGTGAATTTATTTACTTGAGGGACTTTCTGACTAGAACCCATTTGTTTGACTTGATCGAGACCACCAACTTGATGCACTATGAATCTTTCAGAACTAGAGAACTAACCTTCTTAAGGGAAAACGTTAGCGCTAGAAATTCTAGAATGCCACAGGTTCAGAGTTGA
- a CDS encoding uncharacterized protein (PKUD0C07860; similar to Saccharomyces cerevisiae YCR003W (MRPL32); ancestral locus Anc_1.420) yields MAFVLRSAGLAALGESLLPRVGIPSIKIGLTIPALLQPQGETKKSLEEHLCDHEQHAQAPANGIEIDAGILKAAPKKKVSHQKRRQRLYGPGDKQIKLKDNLNRCPACGHYKRSHFLCMNCVLQIRNYWKARDAPAPREAEEFANPLDEKVLYPGKTERDYERKLQSKDWIPKRPKTLPVE; encoded by the coding sequence ATGGCGTTTGTACTCAGATCTGCAGGTTTGGCTGCTCTTGGAGAGTCGCTTCTTCCAAGAGTCGGGATCCCTTCCATTAAAATCGGTCTTACTATCCCTGCATTGCTTCAACCACAGGGTGAAACGAAAAAGTCATTGGAGGAGCACCTCTGCGATCACGAACAGCACGCTCAAGCACCGGCAAACGGTATTGAAATCGATGCGGGCATTTTGAAGGCAGcaccaaagaagaaggtgtCTCATCAGAAGAGAAGACAGAGATTATATGGACCAGGTGACAAACAAATCAAGTTGAAGGATAACTTGAATAGATGTCCTGCGTGTGGACACTATAAGAGGTCCCATTTCCTGTGTATGAACTGTGTTTTGCAAATTAGAAACTACTGGAAGGCCAGAGACGCACCAGCTCCAAGagaagcagaagaattTGCGAACCCATTAGATGAAAAGGTGCTATACCCTGGTAAGACTGAAAGAGATTATGAGAGAAAGCTGCAATCTAAAGATTGGATTCCAAAGAGGCCAAAGACTCTCCCTGTAGAATAG
- a CDS encoding uncharacterized protein (PKUD0C07870; Pfam Domains: F-box(3.2e-06)) — translation MTVESVSSQTLEPCRKRHKGENQTKSGKSILAKSRTTKTLQQQFTRHPLNVKPSSNVLFARDDELLKIGRSAGTLFKKLPDDVIIGILGLLDKRGLCNASLVSKFWYAYSTFDELWRNLYTTKTEEEREASGLTFKEWKGSWRSSILKIDVKEQIPIDCGGLVYSDALFTPYANSCIDYQEVFRDIIKEQENLRDIDGYWDANVLTNPSKFPYRGRIPRIEESTFTYEMFERNKWDQHPFILGSNDPIKSKNRWPGWTIKYLLEQFPNVKFRQESVLWELSLYESYALANRDENPLYLFDCRSEAMKVLLPTGYFPHPPIYATKDLFKVFQECRPDHSWLITGPQRSGSTFHKDPNSTDAWNTVLQGSKLWVLLPPGMKPPGVFVSDDESEVISPTGLAEWVKSGFWNDSIQISDEATLDTNDNFGSGGFRTCVVGITFANECMYVPSGWWHTVINLEDSVAFTANFVPPCKISNVLQFMKFKPDQVSGFRHDLLQKKLSEFINGYTGNIDENIETIKKYLQREDLRNNDEDVGELNGACQMPVFETFVEFLKASGYEDLVRESLAHLKKKSDDEEEDLKVRSRAWETLTEEGRKKNNNGFSFGFDIDE, via the coding sequence ATGACTGTTGAGTCGGTAAGCAGTCAGACTTTGGAGCCATGTAGGAAAAGACacaaaggagaaaatcaaaccaAGTCTGGAAAATCAATTCTAGCTAAATCGAGAACAACTAAAACACTGCAGCAACAATTTACGAGACACCCACTCAATGTAAAGCCGTCGAGTAATGTCTTGTTTGCAAGAGATGATGAGCTATTGAAAATTGGGAGATCAGCTGGAACATTGTTCAAGAAATTACCGGACGATGTGATTATAGGTATCTTGGGCCTATTAGATAAGAGAGGGTTATGCAATGCATCTTTAGTTTCTAAATTTTGGTACGCATATTCCACTTTTGATGAGCTGTGGAGAAACTTATATACCACAAAGACTGAAGAGGAAAGAGAAGCTAGTGGTTTGACATTTAAAGAGTGGAAAGGATCATGGAGAAGCtcaatcttgaaaatcGATGTCAAAGAACAAATCCCCATTGATTGTGGTGGTTTGGTATACTCAGATGCCTTGTTCACCCCATATGCCAACTCGTGCATTGATTATCAAGAGGTATTTAGGGATATTATCAAGGAACAAGAAAACTTAAGAGATATCGACGGTTACTGGGATGCTAATGTTTTAACCAATCCAAGCAAGTTCCCGTATAGAGGTAGAATCCCAAGGATAGAGGAAAGTACCTTCACGTATGAGatgtttgaaagaaataaatggGACCAACATCCTTTTATTTTAGGGTCAAATGATCCTATCAAGTCAAAGAATCGCTGGCCGGGATGGACCATCAAATACTTGTTGGAACAGTTCCCGAATGTCAAGTTTAGACAAGAATCAGTTTTATGGGAGCTATCCCTATACGAATCATATGCTTTGGCAAATAGGGATGAAAACCCGCtatatttatttgattgTAGGTCAGAAGCAATGAAAGTTCTTTTGCCAACTGGATATTTCCCACACCCTCCAATATATGCAACCAAGGATTTATTCAAGGTTTTCCAAGAATGTCGGCCTGATCATTCCTGGTTGATCACGGGCCCACAGCGATCAGGCTCTACATTCCATAAGGATCCGAATTCAACAGATGCGTGGAACACCGTCTTACAGGGTTCGAAACTGTGGGTATTATTACCGCCAGGAATGAAACCGCCAGGAGTCTTTGtaagtgatgatgaaagtGAGGTAATTTCCCCTACTGGTTTGGCAGAATGGGTCAAAAGTGGGTTTTGGAATGATAGCATACAGATCAGTGATGAAGCAACGTTAGACACAAATGATAATTTTGGATCTGGAGGGTTCAGAACATGCGTTGTTGGTATTACATTTGCAAATGAATGCATGTATGTTCCTTCTGGATGGTGGCATACTGTTATCAACTTGGAAGACTCCGTTGCGTTTACAGCAAACTTTGTTCCTCCGTGTAAGATCTCTAATGTCTTACAATTCATGAAGTTTAAACCTGACCAAGTCAGTGGATTTAGGCATGATTTActacaaaagaaactgAGTGAATTTATCAACGGATATACCGGTAATATTGACGAAAACATCGAAACCATTAAGAAATATCTACAGAGGGAAGACCTAAGAAACAACGATGAAGACGTTGGGGAACTCAATGGAGCTTGCCAAATGCCTGTTTTTGAGACTTTTGTTGAGTTTTTAAAAGCTTCTGGTTATGAAGATTTGGTGAGAGAAAGCCTTGctcatttgaagaagaaaagtgatgatgaagaagaagatctGAAGGTGAGATCCCGAGCATGGGAAACGTTGACCGAAgagggaagaaaaaaaaataacaatgggtttagttttggatttgatatAGATGAATGA